In Numida meleagris isolate 19003 breed g44 Domestic line chromosome 18, NumMel1.0, whole genome shotgun sequence, one DNA window encodes the following:
- the PIPOX gene encoding peroxisomal sarcosine oxidase, which produces MGTDMAAPGQPRRASYDAIVIGAGIQGSFAAYHLAQRRKDTLLLEQFFLPHSRGSSHGQSRILRSAYPQEHYARMMPHCFRLWQQLEDEAGTPLYRRTGLVVLGPPGDPEMEGCRRSMGPNDILDAVTLAQRFPGLRPRPGEVALWDGSGGVLLADRALRAVQDAFRRRGGTVRDGEKVLRIEPGAVLTVTTTAGVYRAPRLVIAAGAWTNAVVAPLGLRLPLQPLRIDVCYWREKEPGSHGAVTPCFIATGLPYAPHGIYGLPALEYPGLVKVCYHHGTPTDPEERDRTPPGSPHPHVALLSSFISSYLPGLETQPAVLESCLYTNTPDGDFILDQHPKFSNIVIGAGFSGHGFKLAPVVGQLLCELSLGEEPSHSMAPFAISRFPGVLRAAL; this is translated from the exons ATGGGGACGGACATGGCTGCGCCGGGGCAGCCCCGCCGCGCTTCCTACGATGCCATCGTCATCGGGGCCGGCATCCAGGGCTCCTTCGCTGCGTACCACCTGGCCCAGCGCCgcaaggacacactgctgctggagcag TTCTTCCTGCCCCACTCGCGGGGCAGCTCACATGGACAGAGCCGCATCTTGCGCAGCGCGTACCCGCAGGAGCACTACGCCCGCATGATGCCCCACTGCTTCCgcctctggcagcagctggaggacgAGGCGGGCACCCCACTCTACAG GCGGACGgggctggtggtgctgggccCGCCAGGTGACCCTGAGATGGAGGGCTGCCGGCGCAGCATGGGACCCAATGACATCCTGGATGCGGTGACATTGGCACAGCGCTTCCCCGGTCTCCGTCCCCGTCCTGGCGAGGTGGCCCTGTGGGACGGCAGCGGTGGCGTGCTGCTGGCAGACCGAGCACTGCGGGCGGTGCAG GACGCGTTTCGCCGGCGCGGGGGCACTGTGCGCGATGGGGAGAAGGTGCTGCGCATTGAGCCTGGAGCAGTGCTCACCGTCACCACCACCGCCGGGGTGTACCGGGCTCCCCGGCTCGTCATCGCCGCCGGGGCATGGACCAACGCTGTGGTGGCACCGCTGGGCCTCCGCCTGCCGCTGCAG CCCCTGCGCATCGACGTGTGCTACTGGAGGGAGAAGGAGCCTGGCAGCCACGGCGCGGTCACCCCCTGCTTCATCGCCACGGGGCTGCCCTATGCTCCCCACGGGATATACGGGCTGCCCGCCCTCGAGTACCCCGGGCTGGTCAAG GTGTGCTACCACCACGGCACCCCCACTGACCCCGAGGAACGGGACCGGACCCCCCCAGGCTCCCCCCATCCACACGTCGCCCTCCTGAGCAGCTTCATCAGCAGTTACCTGCCTGGGCTGGAGACGCAGCCGgctgtgctggagagctgcCTCTACACG AACACTCCGGATGGAGACTTCATCCTGGACCAGCACCCCAAGTTCAGCAACATTGTCATCGGGGCCGGCTTCTCGG GCCATGGGTTCAAGCTGGCCCCAGTGgtggggcagctgctgtgtgagCTGAGCCTGGGTGAGGAGCCATCCCACAGCATGGCCCCATTCGCCATCAGCCGCTTTCCAGGTGTGCTCCGCGCTGCGCTGTAG